A genomic region of Enterococcus sp. 12C11_DIV0727 contains the following coding sequences:
- the nagE gene encoding N-acetylglucosamine-specific PTS transporter subunit IIBC has product MKAYMQRMGRSLMLPVAVLPAASLLVGIANWIVGTVGPSAATTFLMNGGLAILDNLALLFAVGLALGMSKDKDGSAALAGLVAYLVPKAILSTASVQSLMGLKDISDVSPAFNSMGNNVFVGIVAGLTAAAMYNKFHNVKLPMALSFFSGKRLVPIMSAIAMLVISFVLLFIWPVVYNGLVAFGEAISSLGFVGAGLYGFFNRLLIPTGLHHALNSVFWFDVANINDIGNFLAGQQALDSGKAIIGQTGMYQAGFFPVMMFGLPAGAFAIYQCARPEKKKVTASLMLAAGFASFFTGVTEPLEFSFMFVAWPLYVVHAILTGLSLAFSAFMHWTAGFAFSAGFVDFFLSLKNPVANHPLMLVVQGIVVAAIYYFAFRFAITKFNLMTPGREEGEGEETPDLDTTGDNKFAVLANRIYQGLGADENVTSIDNCTTRLRLTVKDTGKVDQAKIKATGVPGVKVIDDTNIQVIVGTEVQFVADEMNKIRNGSAPISGEPAKKPEVKAEAPKVTTKETELYAVANGKVIPISEVQDDVFSVKMMGDGFAVIPTDGEVTTPVAGKITSIFPTKHALGIQTDSGIEVLLHMGLDTVELKGAPFTLHVEEGQVLKQGDKIATIDLAALETAGKKSDLIVVFTNQDVVENYDLSKGNQTVSANDSIGKVTVK; this is encoded by the coding sequence ATGAAAGCATATATGCAAAGAATGGGACGCTCATTGATGCTTCCTGTAGCTGTATTACCAGCTGCTTCTCTATTAGTGGGGATTGCAAATTGGATTGTAGGAACTGTTGGACCAAGTGCTGCAACAACATTTTTAATGAATGGCGGATTAGCTATTCTTGATAACTTGGCATTATTATTCGCTGTTGGTTTAGCTTTAGGTATGTCAAAAGATAAAGACGGTTCTGCAGCACTTGCAGGGTTAGTTGCATATTTAGTACCAAAAGCTATTTTGAGTACAGCTTCTGTTCAATCTTTAATGGGATTAAAAGACATTTCTGATGTAAGTCCAGCATTCAACAGCATGGGAAACAATGTTTTTGTTGGAATCGTAGCTGGTTTAACAGCTGCTGCAATGTATAATAAGTTCCATAATGTGAAATTGCCAATGGCTCTTTCATTCTTTAGTGGTAAACGTCTAGTTCCAATTATGTCAGCTATTGCTATGTTAGTCATTTCATTTGTACTATTATTCATCTGGCCAGTTGTTTATAATGGATTAGTTGCATTTGGTGAAGCAATCTCTAGTTTAGGTTTTGTTGGAGCTGGTTTATATGGATTCTTTAACCGTCTATTGATTCCAACAGGATTGCACCATGCCTTGAATTCAGTATTCTGGTTTGACGTTGCAAATATCAATGATATTGGTAACTTTTTGGCTGGACAACAAGCTTTAGATTCAGGTAAAGCAATTATTGGTCAAACTGGCATGTATCAGGCTGGTTTCTTCCCAGTAATGATGTTTGGTTTACCAGCGGGAGCGTTCGCAATCTATCAATGTGCTCGCCCAGAGAAGAAAAAAGTAACAGCTTCTTTAATGTTAGCAGCAGGATTCGCTTCATTCTTTACAGGTGTAACTGAACCATTAGAATTTTCATTTATGTTTGTTGCATGGCCTTTATATGTAGTACATGCTATACTTACTGGTTTGTCATTAGCGTTCTCTGCATTTATGCATTGGACAGCAGGATTCGCATTTAGTGCAGGTTTTGTTGACTTCTTCTTAAGTCTAAAAAATCCAGTAGCAAATCATCCTTTAATGTTAGTTGTTCAAGGTATAGTTGTAGCTGCAATTTATTACTTTGCTTTCCGTTTTGCAATCACTAAATTTAATTTAATGACTCCAGGACGTGAAGAAGGCGAGGGTGAAGAAACACCAGACTTAGACACTACAGGCGATAATAAATTTGCAGTCTTAGCAAATAGAATCTATCAAGGGCTTGGCGCTGATGAAAACGTTACGTCAATCGATAACTGTACAACTCGTTTACGTTTAACGGTTAAAGATACAGGCAAAGTTGATCAAGCAAAAATTAAAGCAACTGGCGTTCCAGGTGTGAAAGTAATCGATGATACAAATATTCAAGTAATCGTCGGAACTGAAGTACAATTCGTAGCGGATGAAATGAATAAAATCCGTAACGGCTCAGCACCAATTTCAGGTGAACCTGCAAAAAAGCCTGAGGTGAAAGCCGAAGCTCCCAAAGTAACTACAAAAGAAACGGAATTATACGCAGTTGCCAACGGAAAAGTTATTCCAATTTCAGAAGTACAAGACGATGTTTTTTCCGTGAAAATGATGGGTGACGGTTTTGCGGTCATTCCAACTGATGGTGAAGTAACAACTCCTGTTGCTGGTAAAATCACAAGTATTTTCCCAACAAAACATGCTTTAGGAATCCAAACTGATTCAGGTATTGAAGTATTGTTGCATATGGGCTTAGATACAGTTGAATTAAAAGGTGCGCCTTTTACTTTACATGTTGAAGAAGGTCAAGTCTTGAAACAAGGCGATAAAATTGCAACAATCGATCTAGCAGCGTTAGAAACTGCTGGTAAAAAATCTGATTTAATCGTTGTTTTCACTAACCAAGATGTGGTTGAAAACTATGATCTTTCTAAAGGAAATCAAACAGTATCTGCCAATGATTCTATTGGTAAAGTGACTGTGAAATAA
- a CDS encoding PRD domain-containing protein: MKIKKVLNQNAVLVIDKEQEKVAVGKGVGFNKKKNDLLSPQQVERMFVMEPEGLKKLQVLLSQIDEKYFFVTEEIIAHAETILGEKLNEHINIGLSDHIAFAAENIQNNIIVRNKLLNEIEILYTEEFSIAQWAVDYLTQTLEIPFSYDEAGYIAIHIHSARSGRTDNSKSIREVTIVSEIIHLIEQELGINIHDEKMSLSYSRLVNHLRLFIHRFQQSQYAVLDDEILDVVRKKYAESYEISKKVQVLLMRNFHYQVPNEELGYLAIHIERLKMIK, encoded by the coding sequence ATGAAAATTAAAAAGGTGCTCAATCAAAATGCTGTACTCGTCATCGACAAAGAACAAGAAAAAGTAGCTGTTGGCAAAGGCGTGGGCTTTAACAAAAAGAAAAATGATTTGTTATCCCCACAACAAGTGGAGCGAATGTTTGTGATGGAACCTGAAGGCTTGAAAAAGCTTCAAGTTTTATTATCACAAATCGATGAAAAGTATTTTTTTGTCACAGAAGAAATCATTGCTCATGCTGAGACGATTCTTGGTGAAAAGCTGAATGAACATATCAATATTGGTTTAAGTGATCATATTGCGTTTGCAGCTGAAAATATCCAAAATAATATCATTGTGCGAAATAAGCTTTTAAATGAAATCGAGATTCTTTATACAGAAGAGTTCTCAATAGCACAGTGGGCGGTGGATTATTTGACGCAAACGTTAGAAATTCCATTTAGTTATGATGAAGCAGGCTACATTGCGATCCATATTCATAGTGCTCGTAGTGGTCGTACGGATAATAGTAAAAGTATTCGTGAGGTCACAATCGTTTCAGAAATTATTCATTTAATCGAGCAGGAATTAGGAATCAACATCCATGATGAAAAGATGAGTCTGAGTTATTCGCGACTAGTGAATCATTTACGATTGTTTATTCACCGTTTTCAACAAAGTCAGTATGCAGTGTTAGACGATGAGATTTTGGATGTCGTAAGGAAGAAATACGCAGAAAGTTATGAGATATCGAAAAAAGTTCAAGTTTTGTTAATGAGAAATTTTCACTATCAAGTACCAAACGAGGAATTAGGTTATCTAGCTATTCATATTGAACGGCTGAAGATGATCAAATAA
- the rpoE gene encoding DNA-directed RNA polymerase subunit delta — protein MEINVFDGLNKDELSMIEVAHAILEQREDVMDFSDLVNQIQNYLGKSDSEIRDSLAQFYTDLNIDGSFISLGDNRWGLRSWYPIDSIDEEVTHGLDEDEEDKPRRRKRKKVNAFIIDANDEDVIDYNDDDPEDAELTDEDDDDILYDDDDDEEDEEIKAYNSDLQEIGADSDDEEEELPGIEEDLTIIDEDDVDDDFDDEDEYADPEEEA, from the coding sequence TTGGAAATTAATGTATTTGACGGGTTGAACAAAGATGAATTATCCATGATCGAAGTTGCGCACGCAATTTTAGAACAACGTGAAGATGTGATGGACTTCTCTGATTTAGTAAACCAAATTCAAAACTATCTTGGAAAATCTGACAGCGAAATTCGTGACTCTTTAGCACAATTTTATACTGACTTAAATATTGATGGCAGTTTTATCTCTCTTGGAGATAACCGTTGGGGCTTGCGCTCATGGTATCCAATTGATTCTATCGACGAAGAAGTAACACATGGTTTGGATGAAGATGAAGAAGACAAACCTCGCCGTAGAAAACGTAAGAAAGTCAACGCCTTTATTATTGATGCCAATGATGAAGATGTGATCGACTACAACGATGATGATCCGGAAGATGCTGAATTAACGGATGAAGACGATGACGATATTCTTTATGATGATGACGACGATGAAGAAGATGAAGAGATCAAAGCTTATAATTCAGACCTGCAAGAAATCGGTGCAGATTCTGATGACGAAGAAGAAGAGTTACCAGGAATTGAAGAAGATCTGACCATTATTGATGAAGATGATGTGGATGATGACTTCGATGACGAAGATGAATATGCCGATCCTGAAGAAGAAGCATAA
- a CDS encoding DUF1934 domain-containing protein, with protein sequence MDLSQGTPVSIQLKTVVDQAGEKKNFYFDLEGQIVKIGDTLYIRYKEEQEEGEPVPVTIKVEPDGKIQLIRAGGLRMRLKFAYQERLETSYKTPYGLFQITTFTRNLRFSLKDQPVAGSILIDYDLYSQAEKIGEYHLELEFTT encoded by the coding sequence ATGGATTTATCACAAGGAACGCCAGTATCTATTCAATTGAAAACAGTTGTGGATCAAGCTGGTGAGAAAAAGAATTTTTATTTTGATTTAGAAGGTCAAATCGTAAAGATTGGCGATACTTTGTATATTCGCTACAAAGAGGAACAGGAAGAGGGCGAACCTGTACCTGTAACAATCAAAGTTGAGCCAGACGGTAAGATTCAATTGATTCGGGCAGGTGGTCTGAGAATGCGTTTGAAATTTGCTTATCAGGAACGCTTGGAAACGAGCTATAAAACACCTTATGGGCTATTCCAAATCACGACTTTTACCCGTAATTTACGTTTTAGTTTGAAAGATCAGCCAGTTGCTGGTAGTATTTTGATTGATTATGATTTATACTCTCAGGCAGAAAAAATAGGGGAATATCATTTAGAACTAGAATTTACTACTTAA
- a CDS encoding sugar-binding transcriptional regulator, giving the protein MKISEDRRKMLKIVTMYYEQGLTQAIIAKKMGISRPVISKILQQAKESGVVSISIKDESAYAVELGLRLEQKYQLDDVIVVPTNEQKQSQSVKKEVSRIAAFYLKERLNVEMNIGLSWGTTLADMIDEMPYSSFPTINIAPLVGGVSSEHLYFDTNHLVFRLAEKLNSRCQYFYAPALAESIELATVLNKSQLVSKALEQAKHVDFAIIGVGNPNESSTWKRLGYIEANELQIIKETGVKGDAVASLFDKNGQTVNNEISQRMLGIKVEDLVNIPDVMVIGCGEEKAEGIKPLLIGRCCSILVIDQTIAEALA; this is encoded by the coding sequence ATGAAAATTAGTGAAGATCGTAGAAAAATGTTGAAAATCGTCACGATGTATTACGAGCAAGGGTTGACACAAGCCATAATTGCTAAAAAAATGGGGATCTCTCGACCAGTTATATCAAAAATTTTACAACAGGCAAAAGAATCAGGGGTTGTTTCCATTTCAATCAAGGATGAATCTGCATATGCGGTTGAGTTAGGGTTGCGTCTTGAGCAAAAATACCAACTTGATGACGTAATCGTAGTTCCTACAAATGAACAAAAACAAAGTCAATCAGTCAAAAAAGAGGTCAGCCGAATTGCGGCATTTTATCTTAAAGAACGATTGAATGTCGAGATGAACATCGGTTTATCATGGGGTACAACACTAGCAGATATGATTGATGAGATGCCCTATTCTTCATTTCCAACGATCAACATTGCTCCTTTAGTCGGTGGTGTCTCTAGTGAGCATCTTTACTTTGATACAAACCATTTAGTTTTCAGATTAGCTGAAAAGCTCAATAGTCGTTGCCAGTATTTTTATGCCCCAGCATTAGCTGAAAGTATTGAATTAGCCACGGTTTTAAATAAGTCTCAATTGGTTAGTAAAGCTCTGGAGCAAGCAAAGCATGTTGACTTTGCGATTATCGGCGTAGGAAATCCAAACGAAAGCTCTACTTGGAAACGACTTGGATATATCGAAGCAAATGAATTACAGATTATTAAAGAAACGGGGGTCAAAGGGGATGCTGTAGCATCCTTATTTGACAAAAATGGCCAAACAGTCAACAATGAAATAAGCCAGCGAATGTTAGGCATTAAGGTAGAGGATTTAGTCAACATACCAGATGTAATGGTGATTGGCTGCGGTGAGGAAAAAGCAGAGGGCATCAAACCATTATTGATTGGGCGCTGTTGTTCTATTTTAGTTATTGATCAAACGATTGCGGAAGCTTTGGCTTGA
- a CDS encoding alpha-ketoacid dehydrogenase subunit beta, which produces MRTVTYLQAINEALDEALAQDEQVFLLGEDIGVYGGGFGATSGLQEKYGKQRVRDTPISESAIAGAAVGAAMTGMRPIMELQFSDFITVAMDQLVNQAAKIHYMYGGKANVPLVMRTAAGSGTGAAAQHSQSLENWMAHIPGLKVIQPTTPYDAKGLLHAAIKDNNPVMFYEHKLLYQTEGVVPAESYTIPIGVADVKRVGNDVTIIATGIMVSKSLAAAEIVKEKGISVEVIDPRTLVPLDEETLLTSVEKTNRVIIATEAVKNSGFSGELVSIIAESKISLKLKAPIVRLGGEFVPMPAQKTLEAHAIPQIDSLVQAVEQLMKEVDN; this is translated from the coding sequence ATGAGAACAGTCACGTATTTACAAGCAATCAATGAAGCACTAGATGAAGCGTTGGCACAAGATGAGCAAGTGTTTCTTTTAGGTGAAGATATTGGGGTATATGGTGGCGGCTTTGGTGCCACCAGCGGACTTCAAGAAAAATATGGAAAACAACGTGTTCGTGATACACCAATCTCTGAGAGTGCTATTGCAGGTGCTGCGGTAGGCGCGGCTATGACCGGTATGCGTCCCATAATGGAATTACAATTTTCTGATTTTATTACTGTGGCAATGGATCAGTTGGTCAATCAAGCAGCGAAAATCCATTATATGTACGGTGGAAAAGCGAATGTTCCTCTTGTAATGCGGACAGCAGCTGGATCAGGTACAGGAGCTGCGGCTCAACACTCTCAAAGCTTGGAAAATTGGATGGCACATATTCCAGGCTTAAAAGTGATCCAACCAACTACGCCTTACGATGCAAAAGGCTTGCTTCACGCTGCAATAAAAGACAATAACCCTGTTATGTTTTATGAACACAAACTATTATATCAAACGGAGGGCGTCGTACCAGCAGAATCTTACACGATACCGATCGGTGTGGCTGATGTTAAACGAGTAGGGAATGATGTTACGATTATTGCGACAGGGATCATGGTCAGTAAATCTTTAGCCGCTGCTGAAATCGTAAAAGAAAAAGGAATTTCAGTGGAAGTCATTGATCCAAGAACTTTGGTTCCCTTAGATGAAGAAACACTATTAACTTCAGTCGAAAAAACGAATCGAGTAATCATCGCAACAGAAGCAGTTAAAAATAGCGGATTTAGTGGTGAACTAGTTTCAATCATCGCCGAGTCTAAAATCAGTCTGAAGTTGAAAGCACCAATCGTCCGATTAGGCGGGGAATTTGTACCAATGCCTGCTCAAAAAACGTTAGAGGCCCATGCAATACCTCAAATCGATTCGTTAGTTCAAGCCGTGGAACAACTAATGAAAGAGGTTGACAATTAA
- a CDS encoding thiamine pyrophosphate-dependent dehydrogenase E1 component subunit alpha: MKQVTVKEEPTTSIDELEALKKMWQIRIFEETLQELFDAGELYGTMHLCIGQEATAVGGASLLNESDWIVSTHRNHGHCIAKGTDIRSMFAEMLGKKTGTNEGKGGSMHIADLAVGNLGSNGIVGAGFPIAAGAALSAQMQGTKQVVLCYAGDGATNEGSFHEALNLASIWQLPVIYFIENNQYGMSSSIEQMVNIEKLSERGKSYGIQGITIDGNDLSVVSNTVSKAVKKARNGGGPTLIEALTYRHKGHSKSDKLKYRSDDECRQWQEHNDPILRLEKKLLEHNEITSKGIRQLEQSIRQEMADLVASVKLDDEPTKADLWTHVYAEEKI; the protein is encoded by the coding sequence ATGAAACAAGTAACTGTAAAAGAGGAGCCAACCACATCAATTGATGAGCTAGAGGCATTAAAGAAAATGTGGCAAATACGAATTTTTGAAGAAACGCTTCAAGAACTTTTTGATGCTGGGGAGCTATACGGAACGATGCATTTGTGTATCGGACAAGAAGCAACGGCAGTTGGTGGCGCAAGTCTCTTAAACGAAAGCGACTGGATCGTTTCCACGCATAGAAATCACGGCCACTGTATCGCTAAAGGGACAGATATTAGAAGTATGTTTGCTGAGATGCTGGGGAAAAAAACAGGGACAAATGAAGGCAAAGGAGGCAGCATGCATATTGCAGATCTTGCAGTAGGAAATCTAGGCTCAAATGGTATCGTGGGCGCAGGCTTTCCTATTGCGGCAGGGGCAGCTTTGAGTGCCCAAATGCAAGGAACAAAACAAGTTGTCCTTTGCTATGCTGGAGATGGCGCGACCAATGAGGGTAGTTTTCACGAAGCTTTAAACTTGGCCTCTATTTGGCAATTACCAGTTATTTATTTCATTGAAAATAATCAATATGGAATGAGTAGTTCGATCGAACAAATGGTCAACATAGAGAAATTGTCTGAGCGTGGGAAAAGCTACGGTATCCAAGGTATAACGATTGATGGCAACGATCTATCAGTTGTCTCAAATACTGTTTCTAAAGCAGTGAAGAAAGCCAGAAACGGTGGTGGACCGACACTAATCGAAGCGTTGACCTATCGCCACAAAGGTCATTCAAAATCAGATAAGTTGAAGTACCGATCAGATGATGAGTGTCGTCAGTGGCAAGAACACAATGACCCTATTTTACGCTTAGAAAAAAAACTGCTTGAACATAATGAAATTACAAGCAAGGGAATCAGACAGTTAGAACAATCGATCCGACAAGAAATGGCTGATTTAGTCGCCTCAGTAAAATTAGATGATGAGCCCACGAAAGCAGATTTATGGACTCATGTTTATGCGGAGGAAAAAATATGA
- a CDS encoding lipoate--protein ligase family protein, producing the protein MTNLNELFTTNTVFLYDQELLMKPDYFLPFALTDVLTTFSGINQQPIIHFWQLDQAMILGMKDTRVADLNSGLTALKQDGYNVVIRNAGGLGVIADEGVLNVSLILPNPTNKKMSIDEAYTLMWNWIKLAFEDSDHSIEAFEISESYCPGTFDLSINGKKFAGTAQRRVKDGTAIMLYISVNGNQQKRGESVRRFYKASLPESFGKNGYPPVDPTVMANLEDLLHKTLTVQEVKQRLRAVLAENKSNVFDNQTLPTLFTSEWFTSEISKQMNKMQQRNQLLD; encoded by the coding sequence ATGACTAATTTAAATGAATTATTCACAACCAATACAGTCTTTTTATATGATCAAGAATTATTAATGAAACCAGATTATTTTCTACCTTTTGCCTTGACTGATGTTTTAACTACATTCTCTGGGATCAATCAGCAGCCGATCATTCATTTTTGGCAACTTGATCAAGCGATGATTCTTGGTATGAAAGATACTCGAGTTGCTGATTTGAACAGTGGATTGACTGCGTTGAAACAGGATGGCTATAACGTTGTAATCAGAAATGCTGGCGGCTTAGGTGTCATTGCAGATGAGGGTGTTTTAAATGTTTCACTAATACTACCAAATCCTACGAATAAAAAAATGAGCATTGATGAAGCCTATACCCTTATGTGGAACTGGATCAAATTGGCTTTTGAAGATTCTGACCATTCTATTGAGGCTTTTGAAATCAGCGAGTCTTACTGTCCTGGTACATTTGATTTGAGCATCAACGGTAAAAAATTTGCTGGGACAGCTCAACGAAGAGTAAAAGATGGCACGGCGATTATGTTATATATCAGTGTCAATGGTAACCAACAAAAGCGTGGGGAAAGTGTTCGCCGTTTTTATAAAGCCAGTTTGCCTGAAAGTTTTGGTAAAAATGGCTACCCTCCAGTTGATCCAACTGTGATGGCAAATTTAGAAGACTTGCTTCATAAAACACTAACTGTTCAAGAAGTGAAACAACGATTGCGTGCTGTCTTAGCTGAGAATAAATCAAACGTATTTGATAACCAAACACTACCAACACTATTCACATCTGAATGGTTTACTTCTGAAATCAGCAAACAAATGAATAAAATGCAACAGCGAAACCAATTATTGGACTGA